In Puntigrus tetrazona isolate hp1 chromosome 22, ASM1883169v1, whole genome shotgun sequence, one genomic interval encodes:
- the LOC122327571 gene encoding protein TRACHEARY ELEMENT DIFFERENTIATION-RELATED 7-like, producing MTVSKPAPPTPPSHPSSVPPAGPPVGSPVGPSSGSSVFLIALISAAAGSLLFLVAVGIFCICRKQRKTDQHVETREDDITYADATFNKRKAQNSRVKQEDDVT from the exons ATGACTGTTTCAAAACCAGCTCCTCCAACTCCTCCTTCACATCCTAGTTCAGTTCCTCCTGCTGGTCCTCCTGTAGGTTCTCCTGTAGGTCCTTCTTCAGGTTCTTCAGTTTTTCTGATAGCCCTGatctctgctgctgctggatcTCTGCTGTTTCTTGTTGCTGTCGGGATCTTCTGCATCTGCAGGAAACAAAGAAAGACTGATCAACATG ttgAGACCCGTGAAGACGACATCACTTACGCTGATGCAacattcaacaaaagaaaagcacaaaattCG aGAGTTAAGCAGGAAGATGATGTAACGTGA
- the LOC122327341 gene encoding uncharacterized protein LOC122327341: MKSALAVLLFSSLLIGVFVDGEESHVSVMEGDSVTLKSGLIELKSEDGIEWRFNLNRFAKIKNGSIDLPPSRDRMQLDKQTGDLKISNIRITDSGEYKLQISKKKASPPDFIFTVSVSAAEVKSVSVMEGDSVTLPTGHTDLQKDDVIRWRFRQEESLLAEIISTSEERFRNTHLDRTGSLIFKNITTEQSGLYEVEIISTRSRYTVHRSFNVTVRDDVESVSVLEGDTVTLLTGLKETERIKQILWKSGDETIADLNGSVTKNWSNVYLNRTTGDLTISNVRNNQYNYYEVEIHTTGMIFRRKYLVTDATVSVSLMKGDSVTLHTHFNIIPGKNAVLWFDNQDNHITQSININDTTGDFTIRNIQQDQSGNYTVNIITSSRTMVLLRNFHVNINGVFSNEKDGVKTVSVVTGESLTLHSNVDDTQSDVSKEWMFDHLSIAKTDGKSNTPSYSSDVRFKNKLDVDIKTGDLYIVRSSTEHTGLYQLKIINGTYTIQKSFSVCVSCLSPAAVARICVGVIAGVVAVAAVAAFLICRRRCKKPRTIREEKGQRGRRWSY, translated from the exons ATGAAGAGCGCACTTGCTGTTCTTCTTTTCTCATCATTGTTGATCG GTGTGTTTGTTGATGGAGAAGAAAGTCATGTGTCAGTAATGGAGGGAGACTCGGTCACTCTGAAGTCTGGTCTTATTGAATTAAAGTCAGAGGATGGGATTGAGTGGAGGTTTAATTTAAATCGTTTTGCTAAAATCAAGAATGGCTCCATTGATCTACCACCATCAAGAGACCGAATGCAGCTGGACAAACAGACTGGAGATCTCAAGATCAGCAACATCAGAATCACAGACTCTGGAGAATATAAACTACagatcagcaaaaaaaaagcctccCCTCCAGATTTTATATTCACTGTCAGTG tGTCTGCTGCTGAAGTGAAGTCAGTGTCggtgatggagggagattcagtcactctacCGACTGGTCATACTGATCTACAGAAAGATGATGTGATACGATGGAGGTTTAGACAAGAGGAATCTCTTTTAGCTGAAATCATCTCAACATCTGAAGAGagattcagaaacacacacctggACCGGACTGGTTCTCTAATCTTCAAGAACATCACAACTGAACAGTCTGGACTTTATGAAGTTGAGATCATTAGTACTAGAAGCAGATACACCGTACACAGATCATTCAATGTGACTGTCAGGG ATGACGTGGAGTCAGTATCAGTGCTGGAGGGAGATACTGTCACTTTACTCACTGGTCTTAAGGAAACAGAAAGAATTAAACAGATATTGTGGAAGTCTGGAGACGAAACCATTGCTGACTTAAACGGCTCTGTTACCAAGAATTGGAGCAACGTTTATCTGAATCGTACTACTGGGGACCTCACCATCAGTAATGTCAGAAATAATCAGTATAACTATTATGAAGTGGAGATCCACACAACAGGAATGATCTTTCGTAGGAAATACCTCGTTACTG ATGCTACGGTGTCAGTGTCGCTGATGAAGGGAGATTCTGTCACTCTACAcactcattttaatataataccaGGAAAGAATGCGGTTTTATGGTTTGACAATCAAGACAACCACATCACTCAGTCAATCAACATTAATGATACGACTGGAGACTTCACCATCAGAAACATCCAACAAGATCAGTCTGGaaattatacagtaaatatcaTCACAAGTAGCAGGACTATGGTCTTACTCAGGAATTttcatgttaatattaatg gtGTGTTTAGTAATGAGAAAGATGGCGTGAAGACAGTATCAGTGGTGACTGGAGAATCTTTGACTCTACACAGTAATGTTGATGATACGCAGAGTGATGTTTCAAAAGAGTGGATGTTTGATCATCTCTCTATAGCAAAAACCGATGGAAAGAGCAACACTCCTTCATACAGCAGTGACgtgagatttaaaaacaaactggaTGTAGATATTAAAACTGGAGATCTCTACATTGTGAGGTCCAGCACTGAACACACTGGACTTTATCAACTAAAGATCATCAACGGAACATATACCATACAGAAGAGCTTCAGTGTTTGTGTCAGTT GTCTGTCTCCAGCTGCTGTAGCAAGGATTTGTGTTGGTGTTATTGCTGGTGttgttgctgttgctgctgttgctgctttTCTGATCTGCCGTCGTCGCTGCAAGAAACCTAGAACAATCAGGG AAGAGAAAGGACAAAGAGGGCGCAGATGGTCCTATTAA